Proteins encoded in a region of the Orcinus orca chromosome X, mOrcOrc1.1, whole genome shotgun sequence genome:
- the LAGE3 gene encoding EKC/KEOPS complex subunit LAGE3 — MQAAEADAGAGRMAGGAEGLDSQGGSGGRGDRGGPRSGGAAAAANDGALCAAPAQHSPGPGGHPASTARRPGSRPHVFALSVPFPSTLEAEIARGSLAPDAELHHGAVGKELTVSGSVLAVHWRAEDSHLLQISIVNFLDQLSLVIRTMQRFGPPVAR, encoded by the exons ATGCAGGCGGCAGAGGCGGACGCAGGCGCAGGCAGGATGGCGGGCGGCGCTGAAGGCCTGGACAGCCAGGGGGGCAGCGGGGGCAGGGGGGACCGGGGCGGCCCTCGCAGCGGGGGTGCTGCTGCCGCTGCAAACGACGGAGCTCTGTGTGCCGCGCCGGCACAGCACTCTCCGGGGCCGGGCGGACACCCCGCGTCCACAGCCAGAAGGCCGGGAAGCCGGCCACACGTATT CGCCCTAAGTGTGCCTTTCCCGTCCACCTTGGAGGCGGAGATCGCCCGTGGGTCCCTGGCCCCAGATGCCGAACTGCACCATGGGGCTGTTGGGAAGGAGCTCACAGTAAGCGGCAGCGTCCTGGCGGT CCACTGGAGAGCTGAAGATTCCCACCTCCTCCAAATTTCCATCGTCAACTTTCTTGACCAGCTTTCTCTGGTGATACGGACCATGCAGCGCTTTGGGCCCCCTGTTGCACGCTAA
- the UBL4A gene encoding ubiquitin-like protein 4A isoform X1, with protein MHLTVKALQGRECNLQVSEDELVSTLKHLVSERLNVPVRQQRLLFKGKALADGKRLSDYSIGPNSKLNLVVKPLEKVLLEESSARTVAEAPPPPPATWPLISKVLARHFSAADASRVLDQLQRDYERSLSRLTLDDIERLAGRFLHPEVTEAMEKGFSNVCFIPGLCLRIRRWLPAASTKSLDHSQQGAPSRPVA; from the exons ATGCATCTAACAGTGAAGGCGCTCCAGGGCCGCGAGTGCAACCTGCAG GTGTCGGAGGACGAGCTGGTGTCCACGCTGAAACATCTGGTCTCCGAGAGGCTGAACGTCCCCGTCCGCCAGCAGCGGCTGCTGTTCAAGGGCAAGGCCCTGGCAG ATGGGAAAAGACTCTCCGATTACAGCATTGGGCCCAATTCCAAGCTCAACCTAGTGGTCAAACCTCTGGAGAAGGTGTTACTGGAAGAAAGCAGCGCGCGGACAGTGGccgaggccccgcccccacccccggccaCCTGGCCTCTAATCTCCAAAGTCCTGGCCCGTCACTTCAGCGCCGCAGATGCCAGCAGAGTCCTGGACCAACTCCAGAGG GATTATGAGAGGTCCCTGAGCCGCCTGACGCTGGATGACATCGAACGCTTGGCTGGCCGCTTCCTGCACCCTGAAGTGACTGAAGCTATGGAGAAGGGGTTCTCCAA CGTCTGCTTCATCCCAGGCCTCTGCCTCAGGATCAGAAGATGGTTGCCTGCAGCTTCCACCAAATCCCTCGATCACAGCCAGCAAGGAGCACCTTCCCGACCTGTAGCGTAG
- the UBL4A gene encoding ubiquitin-like protein 4A isoform X2, with protein sequence MHLTVKALQGRECNLQVSEDELVSTLKHLVSERLNVPVRQQRLLFKGKALADGKRLSDYSIGPNSKLNLVVKPLEKVLLEESSARTVAEAPPPPPATWPLISKVLARHFSAADASRVLDQLQRDYERSLSRLTLDDIERLAGRFLHPEVTEAMEKGFSK encoded by the exons ATGCATCTAACAGTGAAGGCGCTCCAGGGCCGCGAGTGCAACCTGCAG GTGTCGGAGGACGAGCTGGTGTCCACGCTGAAACATCTGGTCTCCGAGAGGCTGAACGTCCCCGTCCGCCAGCAGCGGCTGCTGTTCAAGGGCAAGGCCCTGGCAG ATGGGAAAAGACTCTCCGATTACAGCATTGGGCCCAATTCCAAGCTCAACCTAGTGGTCAAACCTCTGGAGAAGGTGTTACTGGAAGAAAGCAGCGCGCGGACAGTGGccgaggccccgcccccacccccggccaCCTGGCCTCTAATCTCCAAAGTCCTGGCCCGTCACTTCAGCGCCGCAGATGCCAGCAGAGTCCTGGACCAACTCCAGAGG GATTATGAGAGGTCCCTGAGCCGCCTGACGCTGGATGACATCGAACGCTTGGCTGGCCGCTTCCTGCACCCTGAAGTGACTGAAGCTATGGAGAAGGGGTTCTCCAAGTAG
- the SLC10A3 gene encoding P3 protein isoform X1, giving the protein MTGVPTRSESPRRRPHKAGTRGSVATRVRTRRRPIATRKADKPARARHLVAPRHATSGRDPPRPPEEELCYQGRQHRARPCPWTLLRTTRRHPQSCSPKPQGARAPHLLGGAMVFRRWLGLGGGSVCTGPRGMLRASLLLLSLLWGARGTASASLSAAVGRTMPLTGRRYLSIGDGSVTEFEFPEESEGIIVVSSQYPGQGNGTGPSPVLRVTSLDTELLTIRNVSAIAWAGGGGFVVSIHSGLPGLAPLHLQLLDPCEAPPTLVEERRDFCIKVSRAEDPAALGTDLAHFSENPVLYLLLPLIFVNKCSFGCKVELEVLKGLLQSPQPMLLGLLGQFLVMPFYAFLMAKVFMLPKALALGLIITCSSPGGGGSYLFSLLLGGDVTLAISMTFISTVAATGFLPLSSAIYSRLLSSHETLHVPISKILGTLLFIAIPIAAGVLIRSKLPRFSQLLLQVIKPFSFVLLLGGLFLACHMGVFILAGVRLPIVLVGLTVPPVGLLVGYCLATCLKLPVAQRRTVSIEVGVQNSLLALAMLQLSLRRLQADYASQAPFLVALSGTSEMLALVTGHFIYSSVCAVP; this is encoded by the exons ATGACTGGGGTGCCTACGCGGAGCGAGTCGCCCCGGCGGCGACCGCACAAGGCTGGGACCCGCGGCTCGGTGGCCACACGAGTCCGCACCCGGCGCCGACCAATCGCCACCCGGAAGGCTGACAAGCCGGCGCGCGCGCGCCACCTCGTCGCTCCCAGACACGCCACATCCGGTCGGGACCCGCCCCGGCCGCCAGAG GAAGAGCTCTGCTATCAAGGAAGGCAGCACAGGGCCAGGCCTTGCCCATGGACCCTTCTCAGGACAACCCGACGGCACCCGCAGAGCTGCTCTCCTAAGCCGCAGGGGGCCCGGGCTCCCCACCTTTTGGGAGGAGCCATGGTGTTTAGAAGGTGGCTGGGCCTGGGGGGTGGCAGTGTCTGCACGGGCCCCCGAGGCATGCTCAGGGCCAGCCTGCTGCTTCTCAGCCTGCTCTGGGGGGCGCGGGGCACAGCCAGCGCCAGTCTCAGCGCGGCTGTGGGCCGTACCATGCCCCTGACAGGGCGCCGCTACCTGAGCATTGGGGATGGCTCCGTGACGGAGTTTGAGTTCCCAGAGGAGAGCGAGGGCATCATCGTGGTCTCAAGCCAGTACCCGGGCCAGGGCAACGGGACGGGGCCCAGCCCCGTGCTGAGGGTCACCTCCCTGGACACAGAGCTGCTGACCATCAGGAACGTGAGTGCCATAGCCTGGGCTGGTGGGGGCGGCTTCGTGGTGAGCATCCACTCGGGCCTGCCTGGGCTAGCGCCACTCCACCTCCAGCTCCTGGACCCCTGTGAGGCCCCGCCCACGCTGGTTGAGGAGCGGAGAGATTTCTGCATCAAGGTCTCACGTGCTGAAGACCCTGCCGCCCTTGGCACTGACTTGGCCCACTTCTCAGAGAACCCAGTACTCTACCTGCTCCTGCCTCTTATCTTTGTCAACAAGTGTTCATTTGGGTGCAAAGTAGAGCTCGAAGTTCTGAAGGGGCTCCTGCAGAGCCCCCAGCCCATGCTGCTGGGCCTCCTGGGCCAGTTTCTGGTTATGCCCTTCTATGCTTTTCTGATGGCTAAGGTCTTCATGCTGCCCAAGGCCCTGGCTCTGGGCCTCATCATCACTTGCTCGTCGCCCGGCGGCGGGGGGAGCTACCTCTTCAGCCTCCTCCTTGGGGGGGATGTCACCCTGGCCATCTCCATGACCTTCATCTCAACAGTGGCTGCCACCGGCTTCCTGCCGCTGTCCTCGGCCATCTACAGCCGCCTGCTCAGCAGCCACGAAACACTCCACGTGCCCATTTCCAAGATCCTGGGGACCCTGCTGTTCATCGCCATCCCCATAGCAGCGGGCGTGCTGATCAGGTCGAAGCTCCCCAGGTTCTCGCAGCTGCTGCTGCAGGTCATCAAGCCCTTCAGCTTCGTGCTGCTCCTGGGCGGCCTCTTCCTGGCCTGCCACATGGGGGTCTTCATCCTGGCGGGCGTCAGGCTGCCCATTGTGCTGGTGGGCCTCACAGTGCCCCCGGTCGGCCTCCTGGTGGGTTACTGCCTGGCCACGTGCCTGAAGCTGCCAGTGGCCCAGCGTCGGACTGTCAGCATCGAGGTCGGGGTGCAGAACAGCCTGCTGGCCTTGGCCATGCTGCAGCTGTCCCTCCGCCGCCTTCAGGCTGACTATGCCTCCCAGGCCCCCTTCCTTGTGGCACTGAGTGGCACCTCAGAGATGCTGGCCTTAGTTACTGGCCACTTCATCTATAGCAGTGTGTGTGCAGTTCCCTGA
- the SLC10A3 gene encoding P3 protein isoform X2 produces the protein MVFRRWLGLGGGSVCTGPRGMLRASLLLLSLLWGARGTASASLSAAVGRTMPLTGRRYLSIGDGSVTEFEFPEESEGIIVVSSQYPGQGNGTGPSPVLRVTSLDTELLTIRNVSAIAWAGGGGFVVSIHSGLPGLAPLHLQLLDPCEAPPTLVEERRDFCIKVSRAEDPAALGTDLAHFSENPVLYLLLPLIFVNKCSFGCKVELEVLKGLLQSPQPMLLGLLGQFLVMPFYAFLMAKVFMLPKALALGLIITCSSPGGGGSYLFSLLLGGDVTLAISMTFISTVAATGFLPLSSAIYSRLLSSHETLHVPISKILGTLLFIAIPIAAGVLIRSKLPRFSQLLLQVIKPFSFVLLLGGLFLACHMGVFILAGVRLPIVLVGLTVPPVGLLVGYCLATCLKLPVAQRRTVSIEVGVQNSLLALAMLQLSLRRLQADYASQAPFLVALSGTSEMLALVTGHFIYSSVCAVP, from the coding sequence ATGGTGTTTAGAAGGTGGCTGGGCCTGGGGGGTGGCAGTGTCTGCACGGGCCCCCGAGGCATGCTCAGGGCCAGCCTGCTGCTTCTCAGCCTGCTCTGGGGGGCGCGGGGCACAGCCAGCGCCAGTCTCAGCGCGGCTGTGGGCCGTACCATGCCCCTGACAGGGCGCCGCTACCTGAGCATTGGGGATGGCTCCGTGACGGAGTTTGAGTTCCCAGAGGAGAGCGAGGGCATCATCGTGGTCTCAAGCCAGTACCCGGGCCAGGGCAACGGGACGGGGCCCAGCCCCGTGCTGAGGGTCACCTCCCTGGACACAGAGCTGCTGACCATCAGGAACGTGAGTGCCATAGCCTGGGCTGGTGGGGGCGGCTTCGTGGTGAGCATCCACTCGGGCCTGCCTGGGCTAGCGCCACTCCACCTCCAGCTCCTGGACCCCTGTGAGGCCCCGCCCACGCTGGTTGAGGAGCGGAGAGATTTCTGCATCAAGGTCTCACGTGCTGAAGACCCTGCCGCCCTTGGCACTGACTTGGCCCACTTCTCAGAGAACCCAGTACTCTACCTGCTCCTGCCTCTTATCTTTGTCAACAAGTGTTCATTTGGGTGCAAAGTAGAGCTCGAAGTTCTGAAGGGGCTCCTGCAGAGCCCCCAGCCCATGCTGCTGGGCCTCCTGGGCCAGTTTCTGGTTATGCCCTTCTATGCTTTTCTGATGGCTAAGGTCTTCATGCTGCCCAAGGCCCTGGCTCTGGGCCTCATCATCACTTGCTCGTCGCCCGGCGGCGGGGGGAGCTACCTCTTCAGCCTCCTCCTTGGGGGGGATGTCACCCTGGCCATCTCCATGACCTTCATCTCAACAGTGGCTGCCACCGGCTTCCTGCCGCTGTCCTCGGCCATCTACAGCCGCCTGCTCAGCAGCCACGAAACACTCCACGTGCCCATTTCCAAGATCCTGGGGACCCTGCTGTTCATCGCCATCCCCATAGCAGCGGGCGTGCTGATCAGGTCGAAGCTCCCCAGGTTCTCGCAGCTGCTGCTGCAGGTCATCAAGCCCTTCAGCTTCGTGCTGCTCCTGGGCGGCCTCTTCCTGGCCTGCCACATGGGGGTCTTCATCCTGGCGGGCGTCAGGCTGCCCATTGTGCTGGTGGGCCTCACAGTGCCCCCGGTCGGCCTCCTGGTGGGTTACTGCCTGGCCACGTGCCTGAAGCTGCCAGTGGCCCAGCGTCGGACTGTCAGCATCGAGGTCGGGGTGCAGAACAGCCTGCTGGCCTTGGCCATGCTGCAGCTGTCCCTCCGCCGCCTTCAGGCTGACTATGCCTCCCAGGCCCCCTTCCTTGTGGCACTGAGTGGCACCTCAGAGATGCTGGCCTTAGTTACTGGCCACTTCATCTATAGCAGTGTGTGTGCAGTTCCCTGA